In Lactuca sativa cultivar Salinas chromosome 5, Lsat_Salinas_v11, whole genome shotgun sequence, the DNA window AACCAAGCCAACTCAGCACATATTCTCCTCATTGAACGATATTCAGCTTCGGCTGAAGAAAGAGATACTGTAACTTGCTTTTTAGACTTCCAAGAGATCGGACTTCCTCCAAATAGAATGAAATAACCACTGACTGATCTTCGTGTGATTGGGCATGCTGCCCAGTCTGAATCACAATAAGCCTCAATGTTAAAGTTGGAAAGTTTGTTAAAAAATAAACCTTGATTAACAGTGCCTTTAATGTATTTCAATACGTGTAAAGCAGCATCATAGTGTTGTTGACAAGGAGTTTTGTTAAACTGACTCAAGTGTTATACAGTAAAGGCGATGTCTGGTCTAGTGTGAACTAGAAAGTTCAATTTACCAATTAGTTGTCTGTACAATGTAGGATCATTGAGGGGATTTTCCATAAGTGGTAAAAGCTTAAGATTGTGAGGCAATGGAGTAGAAACTGGAATAGCATCTTCCATAGAATATAGATTAAGTAGTTCTTGAGCAAACTTGTGCTGATGAACAACTAATCCGTCAGCCACCTTGTCAAATTGAAGTCCAAGAAAGTAATTGACTTCCCCCAAGTCTTTTAATGCGAAATTGACTATCAAGAGTCATTTTTAAAGAAGAAATTTCATCTTGATCATCACCTGTTAGTaaaatatcatccacatacactgCTAATATAACAATTGAAGTAGcagtctttttaatgaaaagaGAATAATCATTGAGAGAAGGAATATATCCTTTTTGATGCAAAAAATTGGATAATTTTGCATACCACTGCCTTGAAGCTTGTTTTAGACCATAGAGGGACTTTTTAAGTTTGCAAACAATATGATCTGAAGTAGTAGAATAGCCTGGTGGTAATTTCATATAAACATCTTCATGAAGAtcaccatgaaggaaggcattaTTGATGTCAAGTTGTTGAATTTGCCAATCTTTTTTAACAACCAAAGAAACCAAACATCGAATAGTGTTGAATTTGACTACCGGAGAGAAAGTTTCATGATAGTCAATGCCCTCTTTTTGAGTGAATCCTTTGGCTACTAACCATGCCTTGTATCGATCAATGGACCTATCAGCCTTATATTTTAGTTTATATACCCATCGACATGAGATCGGATTTTTGCCCTTGGGTAAAGAAACAATATCCCAAGTGTGATTTGTTTGTAAGGCTTCAAGTTCCTGTTGCATAGCAAGTTCCCAATGAGGATTCCCTTTAGCTTGATGATAAAAATCAGGCTCGACTTCATGTTTAGAAACATTGAAAGCAAACGTAGAAATAGGATAAGAAACAGAAACTTGAGGGTCAAGATTGCACATGTTTGTAATAGTATGACAACAAATGTGTGAAGAATCAACAACATTGTTGCATATGTAATCTCGTAAGTGCACAGGTGGATTATGAGTTCTAGAAGATGTCCTTCTAGGAATATGAGGAGGTTGAGTCTGAGAAGAAGAAATATTTTTAGCAGGAACATAAAGTGAAGGTGATGAAGGTATAATGGGTGTATCATTGGAGTTTGTAGGGAGAAAAGAATGTGGGTTATGTGAGATAGTAGAAGATATGGCATGTAAGGGAAAGATGTTCTCAAAAAACTTGATATCTCTTGCAATGTGAATAGTTTTGGTAGTAAGATTGAGAACTTTAAAAGCTTTTTGTCCAATAGGATAGCCAATTAAGACACAAGGATGAGCCCTGGACATAAACTTGTCACAACCCACAGTAGAAGTAGTGATGAAGCATAAGCATCCGTAGGCTTTTAACTGTGTTAAATCTGGTTGCTTTTGATAAAGAAGTTCAAAAGGAGTTTTGAACTTAAGAGAAGCTGAAGGCATCCGATTAATGAGATGAACAGCTGTCCGGACACATTCAGACCAATAAGAAAAACCAAGACCAGCTTGATATAATAAGGCTCATGCAACTTCAAGTATATGCCGATGTTTTCGTTCAACTattccattttgttgaggggtaAATGGAGTAGATTTTTGATGTAGAATCCCATATTTGCTATAGAATTCTATGCCTTCATGACTACATCCAAGCACATAAGCATTATCAGTGCGAACAACTTTAATAGTTTTGTTAAACTGagtttgaataaaaacaacaaattGTTTGCTAATTCCCATTGCATACCCTTTATGTGTAATCATATGCACCCAAGTGTGTTTACTATAGTCATCAACTATAGTAACAAAAAATTTGAATCCATCATGAGATATGTACTTGTATGGGCCCCAAACGTCCACatgtataagatcaaaaacaGCTTGAGATTGAGATAAGCTAGTTGGAAAGGGCAATTTATGATGTTTTTCTTTGAAACAAATCATACATggatcaacatcatcatcatgaGATTTACAACCAGGAATAGAAAGATGATTCAATTTGCTAATAGAAATGTGTCCCAATCGTTTATGCCATAACAAAGTAGTAGAAGGTTTTGTAACTACAGTTACAGAATTACAAAGAAAATTGAATACATAAAAACTAAAAGACAAGGAATTACAAATAGTTCTGTGATCAAAAACATAAAGATCATTGACCTTATTACCAAAGAGACTAAGAGAGAGTTTATTCCTTGACGAAGGGTCCTGCAATAAGCAATGTTGATCAATGAAAATGACAAAGGTTTGAAGTTGTGAAGTCAATTTTGGAATTGAAACAAGATTGTATTTGAAATTGGAAACATACAAGACTCCTTGAATAATCAAAGAATCATGTAATTTTACATTTCCAGCAAAAGAAACACATCCATTAGTACCATTAGGTAATCCAATGAAATGAGGATGAGGCAATTTGAACAAGGAAAGAAACAAGGTTTTATTAGAACACATGTGATCTGTTGCCCCGGTATCAACAATCCATGAATAAAGTGGTTGTAAAAGAGATGATGATTTGTACACATTAGTAGCAAACTTCTTGAAAGAAAAAGTACCTTCAGATTCCATGGATCCATCCATAAGAGAAGTTTGAGCAGAAAAACTAGAAGAAGATGGATTAATATTGTTGTTTTGAAGAAGAATCATCAATTGCTGATATTATTCTTGTGAAATATTAGAATTGGAATCAACAAATGCATTCTGAACAGTGGATTTTGGTTCTTCACGTTTGGATTTGGTGAATTTGAAATTTGCAGGGAATCCATGGAGACGATAACACTGTGATTTGGTATGACCAGGCTTTTTGCAATGATTGCAAACTAACGATTTCTTGGACATAGCACTGTTTTCAACAGATGCATTCATGGCAATAATGTCGGTATTAATTGGAGTAGAAGTATTAATACCTCGTTGTCGTTCCTCTTGAAGAATTAAGGAGTATGCAGTGGAGACAGTAGGAAGAGGCTTAGTCATGAGAATTTGACCACGTACAACTTTATAAGAATCATCAAGGCCTATAAGAAGTTGAATGAGGCGTTGTTCTTCAAAAAAATTGTTAATCTTGGATGCAGCTGCACAGGAACATGGAGGAAATGCTTGAACAAGACGCAATTCTTCCCAAATTCGAGTTAATTTGGTGAAATAGGTGGTAAAATCATCTGAACCTTGAGAATTCGAATACAACTGTTGCTGAATTTGGTAAATCAAGGCGCCATCTGGTTGTTCGAACCTTTGATTCAATTGAAGCCATATTTCTCGAGCAGTAGTCAAGAATAACACGCTATCAGCAATGTTTTTGGATAAAGAATTCAAAATCCAACTTATCACCATAGAATTGGCTCGAAACTAGGCGGAATACGAAGAAGAGGTAATTGCTGGTTCAGAAATTGTTCCATCAATAAAACCTAATTTGTTCTTGGCAGCTAACGATATGATCATTGATCGTTTCCAAGAAGCAAAGCCAATTCCATTAAAAGGATTGGTAATGAGAATAGAACTCGGATTATCAGAAGGAGCAATGAAAAAAGGATTAGATGAATCGATAGTAGAAGAAATTGAATCAGCCATGGAGAATCGAGACCTAATCTGATACCATGTAAATGTGAAAGAATGAGAGAAGTTTTGTTTTGAATTGATTCAGAAACTTGTATTCAATAACAATGAAGAATACATATATATACAGAGGAGAAGAACAAACAGACTATCTAACTCATAAAATaagaatgacgaaaatacccttctATCTAACTACCATCTAAAACTATTTATAACAACTTTTCTAACTGTGAAAACTAACATTTGATGGGGCTCATTAATCAACATCCTTCTTAACAACGACCATTTAGAAGTGGTCATCATCTCCTTTCCATTTTTCTTGGTGTTATCTATGTATTTTTCTTTATTTGTGAATACTATCGGTAtgctcttttcttcttcttttgtaccTGTTTACCCGAGTTCCTTACTAGCCGGGGTTcattttaatgaaaattttcCGTTTCTAAAAAAATGGATATCATattatctttttcttttctttaataACGTTACAAGTTATTCCCCTCATGTTGACATCATAATTAGCTTATTAGGGTGTTAAATGGTAATTCATTTAAATTTGATGTTTCATTACATATGAgatttagggttgcatataccTTTATCAAACTTATCATTGTTGTATCTTTTTTATATACGTAAGTTTTAGGTTTAATTTTTATAGGGTTTGTTTTGTTATTATTAGATTcttgttttatatagttttgtgtaGGAGGGACGTAAGTTGACTGTTGACTAAAGGAATATAAAGGTGGTTACGGCTCACATTAGAAGTTTAGCAGAAGAAAACACGCGGATCTTAACCATGGTGGGTTTTATCCAAAATCTCCTccatatttgacccggttgtgatCCGATATATATCTTTATCTTTACtatattattaaatatattatttcttTCTTTAAATATTAAGAGGTACAAATATATAAACACAATGTACAACTAGCTAAAACATACTCTTTTTAAAACAACAATTCTATCAAATTAATGTCAGCCACTCTGCTAATTTTCCTCACGTTTAGGGTTCACATACTTATACATATATGTTCTTCACCAAAAAGCCTAAATCCCTCATCCACGACTATTTTTGTAAAATTCAAAACATCTAAATCCATTTAACACTTCTACCGCCATGCTCCACCATTTGTATTGCCTCATTATTGATATATTGTAACCACTCATATATTTCTTCGTCTATCTCTCTATTTCTAAACAGATTTCATCACAAGTGATGGCGATTAGATCTCGAGTTCAAACCTTCTCTCACCATAGATATCTCTCGGTATGTGTATCctcctatttttttttcttttcattttccgTTATGATGTTTGTTGGTTGTCGCTTCTTTGTGTTTTGTTTCAAACAAAAGAGGGAAATAGGTAATCAACTATTTTAAGCGCATGATCGCTTTCTACAGTTTTTACGATCCCGTGACCAACTACGATTTCATCTCTCTGCTCTATGTTGGGGTAATTCCTGGTTAAAAGTATTTCACTTCTCTATTTGTGATATCTTAACCATATAATTTCCTTTTGAAAGTGCATCTACAACCCTCTATTGGTATTTTACTTCTCTGGCTAAAAGTATTTCACCACTAAAGCCACATGCTTCCAGTAAAAATTGCAAAATAAATGATATTAGGGCTTTTCAATGAACACGAACGATATTGGGGTTTCCTATTTTTAGGGCTTTTCAATCATTAATCTTGTCCCTAATTACCTAGATATGAAATCTAACAAAGACCTACTTTAAAGTAAGATTTGACATCGATTCTCtccattttgattttatttttcgggCATTTAATCCTTTTTATAAAACTCAATCTTTTACGTTTTGAATGTTGTTCAAGAAACAGGGATGGAGGTGAGTCAAAGGAAGGAGAAGGGGTTTCGTCATTTGGAGCTATTGTTGCTGGAAATCATCCCAACTATGTTCCAGAATAAAAAAAAACGATTCACCTTTTGGTGTTGGGATGAAAGATTTCGTGTTAATGGGAGTTTTGGTTGTTGTCTATTGACTATTGAGTATAGTACGGTCAAGAAACTTATTTACTAGCTTCTTTTTCATCTGTCTCTATCCTTTTTTTACCCCTTTAAGTTTTTCCCCAATGTAAATCCAAAACTTTCCAATTAAGGTTCATCGGCTACCGGTTTTTTTATAAGGTATCATCAAAATTTTCTTCCTTAATATCCTATTTCATAAACCTCTATCAATATATGTTCATATGGACATGTTCAGTTAAGCATATAAGAATTTTTATTCAAACTGCAGAAGCATTGATTTTGTTAACTTCCGTCAAATTGTAATATTGATGTTTTTGGGATTGCTTCATCCGTATTTGTTGATctaatacatatcacatacatatacatgcatgcatCTCATAGTTCTTCTTACTTAATAGATTTTACCCTTTTCATGAAGCAGACACAACCTTTAAGTACTTAAAATGTCCCATTCTTGACTACCCATTCGTGTCTCATTTTGAGACTGATCAGGTATAAAATGAGCATATCTTGAGAATTTTCTTATGGATAGAGAAACCATTTGATCTATCTATAATGAGTGTAATgcctttttttaaattaattctataTGTGTTTAACTTCATAAAGGTGACATGTATGAAACAATGACCAAAAGTTGATTTGAATTTTTGCAAATCTTATATATGTTTTCTTATTCTTCTCTATTTTTTAGACAAAGatgagattttttttttggttttgcaGCCGGTGAGTGATGTTTGTACCTTAGtgatataatattaaaaaaagaaattaaaattagAGTTCCATGTAGGAGTGTTACAGGTAATAATGATGACAGGTAGTCTTCATTAAATTTATTATGACATCGTGGTTCATATGATAGTCTTGAATGACGATGCATAATATGGGAATCATAATATCAACTTcttaaattagttttaaaattttagttaataaCTAGAGTTTTTAGCCCTTTTTTGGGATGACATGTATTTCTTCTTTTCTTTGCAATTTTGATTTGTCTCAAATACAATCTTATTGAATGTGTAGTTATGCAtgtttgttgttcaatttctaaCACATCTAATTATTTGTTTTCtgatattttatgtgtttttatttcatgTTTGCGATTTGGGggttttttttcttgaaaatggCAATAATGGTGATATATTCCTATACTTATGGAGATGATATGGTGGAATGCAATGTCATATGACTTTGTGATTAAAAGGATGTACTAATATTTTTAATCTTCTTAGGCTAAAAAAGGAGTTGTTGTAGCAGTAACTCAATTTGCAGTAAAGTTGTTGCTACAAACTGCTAAATGGAAGGCTAAGGGGGGTTAGCGATGCGCTGCACTAAACTCATTTAAAGGGGGAGGGAGGATTCTGATAATTACCCTTGGTAGTCAATGTTTTGTAGTCATTTTTACCTTCATATGATGTAATAAGTTGTTGGTTAGTGTTTGTTGTAATTACAATATGTTTTTCACTTAGATATGGAAGTTTCTATAGTTTATACTTTCAAATTTTCTTTAAATCCTTATAATTTGTATTGTTATTGTAACCGAGGATCGTTGATAGAAGGAAAATTATGAAACTTGCGGGAAAGAATTGAGCTTCCTTTTATTTTATAGAGTAAAGAAGCGATCACTCTTCTTAACACCAAGAGTTGTGGGACGTACATCATCTTTATAGATGAGATAAATCATCAGCGTTatgtatatattatgtatatccAACAATGTGGGATGGCCATTATAaacaaatgaattttgttaatcATTTGTAGGTAtttgttatatatttataatattgttatatatttataatatgtctttttatatatttatatgtataaccGATCACATATCTTTTAAACTAATTCTTTGCCTCAAATCAAATTTGCAATTACATGTCTCTAAattgaaataacttttatatatacaaaCTGGTTTGGACGGGTACCCATCATGCAACGGTTCCAAAAAATATGAGAACCGATACTGGAACCACTAAAGGCGGTTCCAAAACTTTAGGAACCGAAACTGGCGTTCCAATGCTTAGGTTTGATCTAAAACAACTTTAAAATCTTTTTCCTAAATAAATAACACtaaatacttttatttttaatggAAAACAATATATTTATAAAGGAAAACAACTTTAAAATCTTTTTCCTATTGCTTGTTCTTGTCTAATGAAGGCCATATGGTAGAGACATTTATTTGAAATGACTGAACAACACAAAGTGTGATAAATAGAAATGACTGAGATAGCCCAAAAATACACATAGAAAATAGGGATGAGATTTAAAATCGAAAACCAGACCATAACCGGAActgttagaaccggaatatatagaaccggttctagttttagaaccggaatatatgtAGTTTAAAGTTTTTACaagattttagactataaattgtcatttatacttttatattcaATGACTTACAATCCCCAAAAATCAAGATATCAAAGCTAGAAGTTTTAAGTTTTTAAGCTTTTTTGCATtatgtgaaaattttaaaacatgtgtatctaattcgtttgaagtcggattgacatgggtttttttccaacttgtagtttagagtttgtacatgaatttagactataattttgttatttttggtttaatatcCAATGAATTACAATCCCCcgaagtcgagatatcaaagttggaaaatttcaacgtttcagctatttgtttgtatactttgtattctgtgaaaatgttaacgcatgcatatctcattcgtttaaagttgaattgacatacggttttttccggagtgtattttagagtttttacatgattttagactataattttgtcaatttTGATTTATAATCAATGACTTATAGTTCGCCAAAGTCGAGATATTAAAGTTGTAAGtctttagggttttttttttttttttttttttttttttttttttgtattctttaaaaattttaaaacatacatatctaattcgtttgaagtcggattgacttGGAAACGAACCCATTTATTTTCAGCCTTTTTTTAGGTGTTTTAGGTTGACATAATGAACTAAGTATTAAATATTCAAAAGGAATTTTGATCCCaaatgaaaatatgaatattcaaataaaaacaataaaatttattttcataatttttttgaTTGAGACAacattgtatttttattttaaacccAAAATAATCTATCCAAATGGGTTCGTTTCCAAGTCAAACGTTACCATCTTCCAAAGCAAATTAG includes these proteins:
- the LOC111908259 gene encoding uncharacterized protein LOC111908259; translation: MVISWILNSLSKNIADSVLFLTTAREIWLQLNQRFEQPDGALIYQIQQQLYSNSQGSDDFTTYFTKLTRIWEELRLVQAFPPCSCAAASKINNFFEEQRLIQLLIGLDDSYKVVRGQILMTKPLPTVSTAYSLILQEERQRGINTSTPINTDIIAMNASVENSAMSKKSLVCNHCKKPGHTKSQCYRLHGFPANFKFTKSKREEPKSTVQNAFVDSNSNISQE